The window GGGTAATCTGTGAAAGGAGTGGGAAAAACGAAGGCAATGAAGGGTAAACTAGAGAGAGACAAGTTGAAGGACTACATTTTAGGCAAGAAGGGAAAAATTAGTGGGTTGCACAAGTTTGAGTTGGGGTGTGATTCGGATTATGTTGGTGCTCAACTGTGGATTAACCCCAATGTtccaacacatacacatacttatacacaatcacacacagggTGAACACAACGTCACTCATTGTTTCATGTTGACAAAAGTATTTTCAGTCTGGTGGTGATCCTATGATTCTACAAAAACTGGGCCTATGAGCGAGCTCCAGACTGGGGTCAAATCGTTCGAGAGGGAGCATCAAGAAAGACCCGTCACAAAAAGGGACCACCGATCAGCAAATACATGacattaatagtaataatggaTTCATCAATATAATATCCACACAGGGTCCACTCACATTAATACATAATCTTATTTTCTTTGATAggttgtttttgagtttttggtttagtttagaCAGAAGAtgaaattttcaaaaacaagcCACCTTGCAACTTTTGCTCAAATTATCATGCATTGCCCATCTCCCGCATTGCACACGAGATGGGCAACGACTCCACATAGCACTGATATCAACCTTTGAGTGATCAGAAAACAAGAGATGAGAAGATATAATCTGTAGTTTGTGAAGGTTAGTGTGGCATTTCAACTCCAATCTTGACTGAAACTGTTGTCACACCAAAAAATCGAAAGCAGCAGCATTCATATTGTGAATGGAAAAAGCAAATCTTTTGTGACGACTgactacttttttgttttccatgctttttgttttccgCCATTACTCACAGAAAAAGGCAACATACAGTAATGCCAACCATGTTTCAGTCAAAAGTAGGAATTGAGTGCATGTGTAGAAGGAGATTGTGAAAGACCATGTTCAGACCAAGAGCAGCACTGCATGAAAAAACATGGCTGCCTCCTTGATTTCACTCAGACTGCTGTGTCTTCGGGCAAATAATTTAATTCCATGAAATGCATTCTACCAAAGATCTGTGTTGACCAGTCAGTAATATCCCAGGTAAATCTCTTTGTAAAGTGAACAGAGTTTTCTATTGTTTACGTGGCCGTCATTATGACAGAGGATAAGATGATAGTGGTAACAGCATGTTTTGGCATCTGCTAAGCTTTAAACTCATGGGTGTATTACTGCCCTTCCTGGATCgtatttttatcatttcatcagtATGCCCCTAACAACGAGTCCTTTTTGTTCGTTAAATGCAGTGCTGTTTTCAGTCTCAACAGACACATTTCGTATATTATGGGAAATGAAAGAATGAGGTACCTAGTGTAGCAGTTACTTTCTGGTCATGCTAGAAAGGACATACATTTAGTGCCATTATTCTTAACTGGAAGGAGAAAGGAAGCCCCTTTGCACATAACCATCCAgcaactactactactttgATTTACAAAAAGTTCCTCCACACaggactgagagacagacagaaattaTGAGCTGGAAGGTTTAGTACAGGCTTTTAAGGTGGGCGAGGATAGGGGTGGATATATCTATCTCACTGACTTGTGCCAGGTTTGATGCCAACTGGGTTGACGGAGGCAGCAAGCTCCAGACTGGGCATCAGCTCATAGGGCTTGTCAGTCTGCTTGATCTTGCCCTCGTGGTAGCGGCTGTAGATGCCACGACCGGCAGAGTAACCCCCAAGGTATGACCCCCGTGGTCCAGGGGTACGGTTACCTGCAGCAGCACGACCACGACCTCTCACAGTACCTGcttaaaatacaattaaagtaATACGATGACAGGGGTTGGGGTTTCGGACTAGGGCAGCAGGGGCAACTTGTGCTGAAGGTTGTTTACGACAACATGTATGGCAAGATTTTATGGCGAGTTTAGACCTTCCTTGAAAGCTCCTCTCAAGATATTTTATCTCAAGGACTCGGGTAAAATTATCACCAATATATGTTTGAGctaacttttttcttctttaggtACAGTGTGATCTATATCTGGTGCATTGTTTTTGGTACTATGAACTGGTGGTCCAAAATCTTTGCATATTTTTGCTGTTATCTCTGCAATAACCCAGCATGAAATGGGAGGTGATAGCGCAGCAGGAAAAGGATGGTGTTAGAAAATTTACAGTTTGTCAAATGGCAAGAAAGCTCATTGTTCATTGAAGGAATAAGAAGGAACAAGGATGTGAGAGATTACCATTGTTCTGTATCATTGGGGATCCTTTggagagaaaaccaaaacacaatgaTTGTTGAAAGTCAAATAGATTGTCCTGCTACCACCCAAAGACCATATTTAATCAATCAAAGGTAATGGGATTAGCATTCATTGGCCCATCACCTTattctttctttgccttttaACAAGTCTCTGATTTTAAGCCACAAAACCTCATCAAGTTAAAGATTATTATAAAGAATTTTATCAAATGAAATTCTCGTCAGCAAAGATTAAATCATTGTTATCTTAGTCATCATGAGTCATAATGCATATTAGTGATGGCGCATTTGTCATTGCTTCTACAATAGCATCTGTTGGATGTCATTATGAGATCTTTAGCAGTGCATTGTCCAAAAGACTTCCTACTGACACCAACATTTACGAAAAGAGTTGGcttttaaagaaacaatgtgGCTTTTGTAACTGATCATAACTAGAACAAGAGCAGAAAAGATGAATTCTAACCTTTGACGAAGTAGTCCCTGTTGGGTCCAATGAGGGTGTTGTAGGGATAACCATAGTAGGCCAATGTGTAGGGATCACACTGGTATACGTAGCTCTGCTGAGTAGGCTCTGGAGTGGCAGGAACTCCCCCCTTGGAGGCTTTCTGGCGTGAGTATTGCTCTTTATCAACTGGCTTGGCCAGCGTTACCTCGATGCAGGACCCTTCCACTTCTGTGCCATTTAGGTGATCCATGGCCAAGACAGCATCGTCGCGGGAGGTAAAGTGGACGAAGGCGTAGTCTCGGATTTTCTTCACACGTTCAACACATCCAGCGTTCCACTGGCTGAATACCTGGTTGACAGAGGAAGTATGGATTGTTTCAGTCTCGCTACTAGCAAATGGtttcatcaacattttcacctaataaaaacatttgcattgcaACCTGTGAACTGATCAATCAATAAATTTCACCTGTCTAATTGTCTCTTCGCTGGTCTCCATCATTAGATTCCTGACATAGAGGATCTTGACTGTTTCCATCACATCTTCGTCCACATCAATCTCTGGCTCAGCCCAGTCCACAGCAATCTGATGACCCCACAGCTGAATACGTCCTGGCATCAGCTTCCTGCGAGCCATGGCGGCTGCACGGTGTGACTCATACTCTACAAAGGCAAAGCCACGGTTCTTCATCTTGTCTGCAGCGCTGGCATAAACTATGACGTCTAGTACACCCTCTGTCACTTTGGAAACCTCCTCCAGAATCTCCTCACGCTTTTTGGTCTTGGGGATGCCACCAATGAAAAGACGGCAGTTGTCCACAGATGAGCAGACTCCCAGTAGCCGTCCAGGCCGCACCTCAAAGTTGTTGAGCTCTCGCACGGCGCGTTTGGCTTCACGTTTCTCTGTGTACATCACAAATGCATACCCTCTGTTCTTCCCATCAAAGTCCATCATCAGCCGCATCTCATAGATGCGTCCTACAGACTCAAACACTGGGACCAGCTCATCCTCATAAACATCCCGTGGGATTTTGCCCACAAAAATTTCACATCCTCGAGCAGGAGATGGACCATTCCAACCTGGAGGAGGGCCATATTTACGTTGACCATTTTCTTGTGCCATAGTGTAGCCAGTGCGCTCCATCAGGGCCACCAGTGCAGGCTCATTGGAAGCACCTGAAACACCCTCAGGGATACTAATCTGTCCATGGAGAGGGTGGTGAGAGGCACCAGAGGAGGGTTTGGAGGGGGCAGCGTTATTGCTCATGGTTGAGGAAGAAGCAGGATCTTCGGCTGTCATTCTGGCATAACCATCCAATCAGATCTGGGGCCTGGGCAAACAAAGACAtgtttatcaaatcaaattgtaCCAACCACAACTTTTATTCATGAAGAAAACTGAAACCAGAAAGAGGTAAGAAATATAAGAATGTTCAGAGAATGCCATTTAATCACAAAGGGCCATATATGGTAATGAGTAGCAAACAAACTAACCAACACACAAAGTGTAAGCTGGATAGAACAGCAAGACGGCAGAATCTATAAATCCCCAGGGCGAATTTCCTTATCAGCAGTTTTACAACCTTGTTTTGTTAAGTTCCTCAGATCCCTTTGTGACCTTTGACTCCTATCAGTGGGAATGAAGGATTTCAAACCCTGGAACCTCCAGTTAAAGGTTCACTGAGTACGACTAGGTCACATGCtcattatgtgtgtgtctgaagtaAGTTAGACAAGCTAACCTAATAGCCAGAAAGTTAGTTCATAAAGCTTAACTCCTGTTAAGCTACAGTGTATGATTAGTTCTGTGTAAAATATGACATGCATGCTGTGAGAGAAGCTGTGCACAATAATTTATCTTACACAAGCACTTGTTAGGCTCACCACGAGATGGAGTTGGACTTTCAACCTCCTTATCAATATGAAAGTTATACAGTGTGTGGGTGAAGCTTTTTctgtgcatatttgtgtgtgtgtgtgtgtgtgtgtgtgtgtgtgtgtgtgtgtgtgtgtaaaaaaaaataaaactgacagcTCTGACCATATACAtagggtgtgtatgtgtgtgtttgtgtgtgtgtgtgtgtgtgtgtgtgtgtgtgtgtttgtgtgtgtgccacttcATTAAGACCTGCAGCCCTATATGAGGAACAGAGAACAATCAGAAATCGGCTTTCAGAGCATAAACCTCTTATTCTGTTATTTTCCAACACTGCCAGTATTCAGAATGGAAAAATCCACAGCATTTTAAATCCCCAAATCTCCATGCTGCACACGACACTAAAGCAACAAATCATAGGAGCCTACAGAGCAAACTTCTTTTCGTCTGGCTAAACGTTATGTAGTGTAAGCAAATAGGCCAAAAAGACAACCTCTTGCTAGTTAGGCAGGCAATGAGTGTGTGCCTTTTTGTGCGTCATAAGATTGCCTAGACTTTGATGGAGATTGGTGAGGCAGTCAGCAAAGGTAAAATGCTACAAAACCCAAGCAACCATGGTaacgcacacactcatttgACCTGACCTAAtaccccccgacacacacagacacacacacaaacacacacacacacacacacacacacacacacacacctgttcactTGTTATTTTGCTCAATGCTGGATGGCTTACAATTATCTACCAAATAGCTTTCTTCAATTGATatgataaaaagacaaatgctttgaatataataaaacatgaacagtgGACATactatatacatttaaatataatataatatttcatacCTTTACTGttatgtttagaaaaaaattatgcCAAAACATGATcagtgtgaaacaaaacaacaaaacacaaaggttGAGAGACACACGATGATGTTCATACCTTCTATCTATAGCCAGTTTTAGGTTAGGTTGCTACATGTTGACACAGGTCAAGATGACACTAGACTGTATTAAGAAAAGGTTGTTTTGGCAAAGTTAGGGGAACATCTTTAATGAAGAAATGAATTCTGACTGTACGCACCGAGGATGAGGTTTCCTTTATTGCACACAAAACATATCAGTCAACAAATTCCCAGTAGCTTGCTCCATTAAAACAGCTTTTTTATGTGTTGCTTTCTTTCCATATGCATCTATAGCTCAGTATGCCCTCCCCCTGTTCCTTCATTCATGCGAAGTGCTAACATGACTCCATCTCTTATCAGCCTTATCTTGTCCAACTAATGACAAAGGGAGGACAATATTCACTTTGGGAGTTCTGCTCTGTGATAAAAAGAAGTTATGTGACACTGAGGTCGACACTTTGTAAAATACACTGTAGTCAGGGTGAGTGAATCTCTTCTCtggatattttgtgtttgtcaaaaaGCTGATGCACTCAGTGTTCTGTCTCAGTGTGGGGTAACCTACTTCCTGCTTTTGACCACTTGGTGATATTCCTGACTTCCTTAGTGCTGACCACTCTTGTGCTGAGGTTTTCCTTTCTTAGGAGAGACTCAGGAAATCACAGCAATCAGTGTCAGAAGTGAAGTGAAACTCAGATGGTCTGTTACAATCTCCCTTCctttgccagaaaaaaaaatagaatggcGAGTGTGTATGTGGGATCTTTAGGCACGAGTTTATCTGGTAAAAGTCAAGATAACAAGGTGCTACGAGTGATGCAGCACgaaagaggaaataaagaaaattatattttgagaaaaaaataacactgacaGCTCTGACCATATACAtagggtgtgtatgtgtgtgtgtgtgtgtgtgtgtgtgtgtgtgtgtgtgcgtacgtgtgcgtacgtgtgtttTAAATCTGAGTCAGCGACACGTAAATGATTAACCTTGGAGAAGTCAAATCCCAGCCTTTACTCACAGAAAGCATAAGGGTTTTGTAGATGACGTCtcactgagaaaaaacaaaatagaatttaAGAAATTGACAGTGTGAGTCTTCTGTcctgacatatttttttgttgtggctCAACTTCTGACAGGCAGCAGCTATCGGGCAAAACATAACCCATGCAAGCATTAATAGCTCAGACACAAAGTTCACCTGGTCAAAGGTTCTCATATGTCAGAGAGGTGAAGGAAGTTGAAGAGCGAGGATTTGATGGTGTTCTGGTGATTGCTGTGGAGATTGCCCATTACATTGTGTTTATGATTGATAGAAGCACCTGACTCTCTACGTATTAACAGCATGTTGTTGGGGACTGAATTGTTTTATGAGCAGGCAAAAAAGCTTTTATGGGGTCTCCAGCCCGTAAACACGAACACACTGATGCTGGCAaattccatctttttctttcaaataagCAAATAAGCCGTGGCGTTATTGAAGCGTAATTACCCACAgccaaaaaagaggaaggacaTCTGAGATTTTATGTCACCGTCTTGTGATCGCCAAGTGCTGCAGATTAGGGAGTAAAGAAAATCCAAGTGTGTTTAAAAATCTATAGAACAATGCAGCTGTCAGTTTGCTGTTCTATCATGGGTGACAATGACCCAGTGTACTGAAGGAAAAAACAGGCTTAAGGAAGCAGCCATCTTAGccacacacatgaacacgtgGGGGCGACCGACTCACAGCGCCCACCCAGCAGCCTCTAACAACAGGGTCACaaggcagcaggagcagctcctTTCTTCAATCCTAACACACCCAACAGGTAACTTTATCACAGCTAGTGTCCACATACTAAACAACTCATGCAAATACCCTGTGAACCAGCCTCCACGTGGGAGAtagatacacaaacatacagtaactacaaaATGATCATCTTTACTCATTACACTCCACTACAGTTTCAAGTCAAAGCAAATCATCATTTAAAGATGAGGAatccagagacagtgagagagagagagagagagagagagagaggggagaggggaagtgagactgaaaacaaagggatggtggaggaaaagagaaggggaaggagaagcagagagaggtcAGATGTGAGCATAGCTACCCCTGTTGTTTCACAGTGCTCCGCTGCTTGGCCGCCTGCTCTGGGAGTGTTAGTCCACCTCCATTAGAGACAGGTACAGCAGGGCACTGAGCACAGGGGCCAGCCTCctctgcatacacacacacacacacacacacacacacacacacactcttgagCCAAAGCTGTGAGCCGAGCGTAGAGGTGGGTGGAGCTAAAACAGGtactttgtgtgagtgtgtatgtgcagcaGATTCGAGCTTTTAAGGAAATCTTgacttttaaatgatttatttatttacaagttaaaggtttgtgtgtgttaaatacagaaacatgcacacaaatcaCCGTAGTTAAAAGTGATTGATGACATCCACTCAAATGCTGCAAACATAAATCATTTAACTTAAATATAAATAGCTTGTACATTTCTTACTTGGGTTTTCTCCATTTTAAGCCACTGTACATAATACTGTATCTTAGGGACATtgtacttttttgtcttttatgtcAGCTGTAGTTTGTAttgtttatttcagattttttacttGTCTAGTAAGGGCTCCATTTCAGATATGaagcacaaataaaaatcaccTATAAACTTCTCAAACTTGTTGCTCACACACTCATGCATCAGGTCCAACAATTTAATAACATTATATTCCGTGCATCGCACAGTAATATCAGTCGGGGGTTTTACGTTTGATACTTTGAGTAGATGTCGCTACTTAAACTGCTGTAGTTTTACTAAAGTAGGATTCAGGAAGTAGGAACGCAGAACTTTTTTCTGTACCCGAGTGCTTTTACATAAATACATTGGTACTTTTTTCTTCAGTAAAGTAATGGCAGCGATGCACACGCAAACGTGAAAATGTCGACTCTGACAGtgataaagagacaaacaagtGACATGAGTGGGCGGAGAGAGGGCAGACGGGAAATGTAGTTTTAATGGGTTCTAAGGGTTTTTCTGCTTAGAGTTGCAGAAATGGGGCAAAATGcccagaaaatgttcaaacttGGGTTTGAACAGCACTTCCTCGTGTTTTTGCAGAGAAAGGGACATTTGAAAAGTCTGACTGGGGGCTACGACTAAAGTCATTTATGTCATGTCAGCACAGGAGACTGTGCGttagtctccctctctctctctcctcctcctctgtgtgtgtgtgtgtgtgtgtctttatgtgtgtgtgcgtgtgttttttgtacatAACAACGGTGAACATGTTCCTAGCACAGCTTAACTTGagcaaacaacacacaccttGCTGGGCAGTCAAGAGAGCAGATAcgactgagagacagaaagcagcCAGATGAGAGTTTCTGTCGAACAAAAACTCCCCTCGGTCAAGgaaagagggagtgagggagggcgAGAGCAGTTGGGGTGAAagggacagagagatgaaagccacagtgtgtgGTCAACAGTGTGCGGATTTTCAGCTGCTATTGAAACCAGCTCTGCTCCTTTAACGACTGAGCaaacaggaaagaagaaagtcTATTTAGCATAAAGACCAgcaagacagaaaagaagagattAAAGCACAAACGATAGATAAGGAGCTATGTATGGACTGTAGCACCTCTAATCTGTTTGCATAATGAAATGTCAGTTATAAAACTGTCAAATCAATTACCATGACATCAGAAGGAGTGGACTGAATAAGAATTGTGCCAGAAAGGTGTGTccataaaggtgtgtgtgtgtgtgtgtgtgtgtgtgtgtgtctgtgtgtgtgtgcgtataaaAATACGTatgtgaaggtgtgtgtttgcgtgggCGCACGCAATCTTTGCGAGCAGGACGCAAGCAGCAGCGCTGTTGTTGGGGAGCGGAGTCAGTGAGTCTTGAAGTCGAGGGGGTCAATCCAAATCAAAGATTAACTGTTGATCCTCAGCGAGAGCCAATCAGGAGCCAGACGTGCGTCAGAGGGTCCGGGCGTTCAGGTGACCGCACAACGGGATCATCAGCCCATCAGGTCAACGGTTAACTGTTAAACCCCGCAGGAGGGCGCATGAGCAGGGACCTATGGAACATGTATTGCCCCTTAATCATTGCACATGTTCACTAAATCATTTGTCAGGCACTTACACACTGACACTCAAACTaacgcatgaaaaaaaataaggaaatagGTTACTTCCCCTCTCAATCCACCTGAAGTGTGGTCTTTGACggtatatacatgtatttactTTTGTCTCAAACTCTGTATACACTGTCCTGGTGTTTTGGGACAACTGTGCAGCTCAGAGGCATGATGTCTGTTGTACTTGTCAGTAGTTAATTGTTGGTTTGGGTCTTTTAATGGAATTTGttaacaataagaaaaataccaAATATGCTTTGGCCCCTTGAAACTGACGTGAACGATTCCACATGCAGTGTTTCATTTACGATGGTAGTATGGATCTAATCGTACTGacatttgtaattttacaataaaacagtGCCCCTGACAAGTGTGAGCTGAAAACACACTGACTTTGAACTAAGTCATAAGTAATCACATTAGAGAGTGCTTCTTAGACTTTGTTGGTTATCTCTGATAAGCTAGGTCTCTATTAAGGCCAgggtcaccacacacacacacacacacacacacacacacacacacacacacacacacacggtgggaTCTGCTACATAGGCAAAATCTGTGAATAAGCAGGAATAAAGTCAGCAGAAAAGCGGTAGAGGTAATCAGTATCTTGGCCTGAGAGGCTGTACGACTGCCATCTATTATTACAAGTCATCCATATAAGTAAATGAGTAGCGGATCACAAGACCCTAGGTCCGACAGTTTATTTCTGTAGAGTGATACAACCTGTGGCACAGTTTGGTCCCACACTCTGTAGTTTCACTCAGACAGgaacaaacaaatgacaaataacTTCCCGTTATGACTTCTATCAAGAGCTTGATTATTTGCCTAACTCCTTACTGGTCTTGAAAAGGCCGAGCAGCAAAATGTCCTCTGATCATAACCCCCACCAAATATAAAGCAGAACAACAGAGGCATTTAGTCCCTTCGCGTTAACTCTCAGACACTCACGGCACATTATCAGCGTCTGCTGCAGCAGGTGACCAAAACCCCACAAAACAGTGGACTTGATGAAAGAGAAGTGAGAACTGTGGTTGACCCCTCAGGACACATGATGTCCTCACACTGTGGTTCACGCAGCTCAACTGTCAGCACGCCGACTGCGACAGCACGGAGCAGGATGCAGAATTAAGTCACACTGCTGATCGAGGAGAAGGAAGCTGCGCTATCTgaagtttgtctgttttctgtccaaTCGCGTTGTTTTTGGAGGAGCTATGTTTACACTACAGTGTGTGGAGGCATGGCTATGATTTTGTGCAGTTAGTGCATAACATTTCCAGCGACTATTAactaactatttttgtcttcaaCATATCAGAATACACATCCCAAAGGTGACGTCTTCAAATAGTGATGTCagtccaaaaccccaaaaggTCTCAAATCTCAAACCTGAACTTTAACCATTCGATAATCATCAAATGGATTCAGATAAATTTTCATTATTACATTGTACACATGTTCCACttgaattttttattgtttaactTAAAGTGTGGCTGCCATAAGTGATCACACTCCAGCTCACTCGTCATCAGTTCAAACATCTTCACTCGATGATGATTCAACTTCATttagcaaaaacacacagaaacttcTTTTGTCTCTACAAATTTCATTCCCTATATCAACTTTTCAAAAAGGATTCAATGTTGCATTTTCAGATGCAAATGCTTAAAGATTGTAAAAGGAACCTTTTCCTGGTGACAATCAAAATGGCCGCAGATCATTTCCGGTTGATTGAgtcattgattaatcattttaaacCCAAAACAAGCCTCAGAGGCTCAGAGGTTGAGAAACTTCATTTCATAGAATTAGGATCTTATCTACATGTAACATACTTTGAGCCCCCATTCATTTCTGTCCCTGCCACCGTTCTCtgccgtctcctctccttttcttgtctgattttctcttctttccatcCATGTACCTGTCACCCTCATTCCTCTGGTTCACTCAAGCTCCAAGAAGAGCggtggggaggggagagacgagagtgtgtgtgcgtgcgtacatgcgcgtgtgtgtgtgtgtgtgtgtgtgtgaaagaccagatggagagaggagcgagagaggctAACGAACAGAGAGAGGACCAAATGTTCCCTCTCCAGTCTCCTCATGCaggcctccctccctcagtgTTAGAAAACCCTTCAAAGTGAAACTGGCCCGAAGAATTTCAGGTCAGACGGAGTGCGTAAGTGACCGCCTCCAGCCCACCCCAGCTTCACCACTGAAGGATGATTCCAGTTCATTTACCCTGAGAGCCCCCCTGCCGTCAGGACTTTCACATTTGTCCACTCAAAACCCCACGATTTATACTCAAATGCCACAATTTTATGCAACACAACAGGATACTACTGCATTTTCCTATTCACTTTTCATCTCATCAGCATTGATAAAGACTTTAAACGTACATTTCTACCACAGATCGCAGTCTAATGCGTGAAGTATAAACAGAAAGGCTTTGACTCCCGTCTTAATAAGGAGCAAGAAAAGTCTGAGTGTTGCCACATACGTCCTCTCACACAGCTACGCAGTCATCACTAATCATAAGAGCTGCTTTAGCTTTAGCATTAGCTGAAAGGGGCTTTGCTTTCTTAGGCAAACACATTCCACAGGCCAATCAGCCTGTCCAAGGCCTGAGCAGACATTGTTCCAGACAAATATGACTGACACTGACAACGTCCCGCACTCGTGACACAGGCTTTAGTGggctgccgtgtgtgtgtgtgtgtgtgtgtgtagatgtggtGATACTTGacacataaaacaataaaagaccaCGTATAACCCCATTTTGTATTTCAGCATCCTTCACACTCACAGTTACTAAACAGGCTTACTAAAGACAAAAGAGCCAACCTTCATACAGACTTTGTGCTCAAACAAGGGTACACCCTGTCGACAAACACAgttaagagtgtgtgtgcgtgtgtgtgtgtgtgtgtgtgtgtatgtgtgtgtatgtgtgtcagactccttcAATGGCACCATTACAATAATATGCAGCTGAAATAGCATTTCTGTCAACACAATCAGTTTGTTCAAATTGTATCTTAGATCATctcgggggaaaaaagaaggttAAATGAACCTGTTTTTCAATACAGACAGACTGGAATGCAacttaaatgaatgaaatttagCAGCAGATCACTGGATTCTCTGTcgtgtccaaacacacacacgcactcgtgcgcacgcacgcagacacacacaaaacaaacagctcaCCTTAGGTGGGGTAAAAGTCCACATATTATATGACGAAGAACCCGGAAGTCTAAAGGTAATAATACCAGCCTCTCCAGTTATTCactgaagcattttttttatcccccaccctgaacacacacacacacacacacacacaa is drawn from Scophthalmus maximus strain ysfricsl-2021 chromosome 8, ASM2237912v1, whole genome shotgun sequence and contains these coding sequences:
- the rbm47 gene encoding RNA-binding protein 47 isoform X3, which gives rise to MTAEDPASSSTMSNNAAPSKPSSGASHHPLHGQISIPEGVSGASNEPALVALMERTGYTMAQENGQRKYGPPPGWNGPSPARGCEIFVGKIPRDVYEDELVPVFESVGRIYEMRLMMDFDGKNRGYAFVMYTEKREAKRAVRELNNFEVRPGRLLGVCSSVDNCRLFIGGIPKTKKREEILEEVSKVTEGVLDVIVYASAADKMKNRGFAFVEYESHRAAAMARRKLMPGRIQLWGHQIAVDWAEPEIDVDEDVMETVKILYVRNLMMETSEETIRQVFSQWNAGCVERVKKIRDYAFVHFTSRDDAVLAMDHLNGTEVEGSCIEVTLAKPVDKEQYSRQKASKGGVPATPEPTQQSYVYQCDPYTLAYYGYPYNTLIGPNRDYFVKAGTVRGRGRAAAGNRTPGPRGSYLGGYSAGRGIYSRYHEGKIKQTDKPYELMPSLELAASVNPVGIKPGTMALQTLGGQYPVFSAAPAAKLMEEGKVHTVEHLINPLAMQHPEHTNATAATVLPAVSTPPPFQGRPITPVYAMAHNVQRIPTAGGLYGAGYLPISNYAANSAALAALQKNAAVAAAAYGGYTGYTMPQAFPATAFQLPFHDVYQTY
- the rbm47 gene encoding RNA-binding protein 47 isoform X4, coding for MTAEDPASSSTMSNNAAPSKPSSGASHHPLHGQISIPEGVSGASNEPALVALMERTGYTMAQENGQRKYGPPPGWNGPSPARGCEIFVGKIPRDVYEDELVPVFESVGRIYEMRLMMDFDGKNRGYAFVMYTEKREAKRAVRELNNFEVRPGRLLGVCSSVDNCRLFIGGIPKTKKREEILEEVSKVTEGVLDVIVYASAADKMKNRGFAFVEYESHRAAAMARRKLMPGRIQLWGHQIAVDWAEPEIDVDEDVMETVKILYVRNLMMETSEETIRQVFSQWNAGCVERVKKIRDYAFVHFTSRDDAVLAMDHLNGTEVEGSCIEVTLAKPVDKEQYSRQKASKGGVPATPEPTQQSYVYQCDPYTLAYYGYPYNTLIGPNRDYFVKGTVRGRGRAAAGNRTPGPRGSYLGGYSAGRGIYSRYHEGKIKQTDKPYELMPSLELAASVNPVGIKPGTMALQTLGGQYPVFSAAPAAKLMEEGKVHTVEHLINPLAMQHPEHTNATAATVLPAVSTPPPFQGRPITPVYAMAHNVQRIPTAGGLYGAGYLPISNYAANSAALAALQKNAAVAAAAYGGYTGYTMPQAFPATAFQLPFHDVYQTY
- the rbm47 gene encoding RNA-binding protein 47 isoform X1; translation: MTAEDPASSSTMSNNAAPSKPSSGASHHPLHGQISIPEGVSGASNEPALVALMERTGYTMAQENGQRKYGPPPGWNGPSPARGCEIFVGKIPRDVYEDELVPVFESVGRIYEMRLMMDFDGKNRGYAFVMYTEKREAKRAVRELNNFEVRPGRLLGVCSSVDNCRLFIGGIPKTKKREEILEEVSKVTEGVLDVIVYASAADKMKNRGFAFVEYESHRAAAMARRKLMPGRIQLWGHQIAVDWAEPEIDVDEDVMETVKILYVRNLMMETSEETIRQVFSQWNAGCVERVKKIRDYAFVHFTSRDDAVLAMDHLNGTEVEGSCIEVTLAKPVDKEQYSRQKASKGGVPATPEPTQQSYVYQCDPYTLAYYGYPYNTLIGPNRDYFVKGSPMIQNNAGTVRGRGRAAAGNRTPGPRGSYLGGYSAGRGIYSRYHEGKIKQTDKPYELMPSLELAASVNPVGIKPGTMALQTLGGQYPVFSAAPAAKLMEEGKVHTVEHLINPLAMQHPEHTNATAATVLPAVSTPPPFQGRPITPVYAMAHNVQRIPTAGGLYGAGYLPISNYAANSAALAALQKNAAVAAAAYGGYTGYTMPQAFPATAFQLPFHDVYQTY
- the rbm47 gene encoding RNA-binding protein 47 isoform X2, which gives rise to MTAEDPASSSTMSNNAAPSKPSSGASHHPLHGQISIPEGVSGASNEPALVALMERTGYTMAQENGQRKYGPPPGWNGPSPARGCEIFVGKIPRDVYEDELVPVFESVGRIYEMRLMMDFDGKNRGYAFVMYTEKREAKRAVRELNNFEVRPGRLLGVCSSVDNCRLFIGGIPKTKKREEILEEVSKVTEGVLDVIVYASAADKMKNRGFAFVEYESHRAAAMARRKLMPGRIQLWGHQIAVDWAEPEIDVDEDVMETVKILYVRNLMMETSEETIRQVFSQWNAGCVERVKKIRDYAFVHFTSRDDAVLAMDHLNGTEVEGSCIEVTLAKPVDKEQYSRQKASKGGVPATPEPTQQSYVYQCDPYTLAYYGYPYNTLIGPNRDYFVKGSPMIQNNGTVRGRGRAAAGNRTPGPRGSYLGGYSAGRGIYSRYHEGKIKQTDKPYELMPSLELAASVNPVGIKPGTMALQTLGGQYPVFSAAPAAKLMEEGKVHTVEHLINPLAMQHPEHTNATAATVLPAVSTPPPFQGRPITPVYAMAHNVQRIPTAGGLYGAGYLPISNYAANSAALAALQKNAAVAAAAYGGYTGYTMPQAFPATAFQLPFHDVYQTY